The Phycicoccus sp. M110.8 genome includes a window with the following:
- a CDS encoding HNH endonuclease signature motif containing protein, which produces MAIAPQDWFDAGESPRRPVLTAVARALGSLEKSEPGRTWALADGEVGEALHLVGRLSATVDALLVTLLGEAKQRSLGAGDGWGTLDWARAQAPQLPDRVLSDADAVAGAMSELRLADVVEAVTDVIEGPRTAGASAVGEPVTDYLPVGKAAQIVRFHRSVRGLADATQLEGVTATLLEEARGPRGANEKVLAAALRRTGNLLRPDRLVEHDADVARAHRSLVKTAGPVGLSRYTLLLDAEGAAVVDAAVDALAKPHRDPETGERDPRTPACRRADALLDLVRRAVEAPGELPRASKATLVVTVPLQVLEGRLRGVGVTTTHDQQDLSVDTVRRIACDASVVPAVLGSRGEVLEQGRSERLFTAGQVRHLWLRDGGCTFPGCSKPPAWTDAHHLVHWLDHGPTDIANAALLCRAHHTVVHRERYAGAVVADERGRPSVQWYLVPGAYDDQVEAMRRAGTLPTRPIESCDDEPGDGDPRGDDGLGSGDPPLSDGARWRPDGLSDGDQAVDDVCSDGDPPCDDGCSDCGPPRDDSSPHRR; this is translated from the coding sequence ATGGCGATCGCACCGCAGGACTGGTTCGACGCGGGAGAGTCCCCGCGGCGGCCAGTTCTGACTGCAGTCGCGAGAGCACTCGGCTCCCTGGAGAAGTCCGAGCCGGGGCGCACCTGGGCCCTGGCTGACGGCGAGGTCGGCGAAGCGCTGCACCTCGTCGGGCGCCTGTCGGCGACCGTCGACGCGTTGCTGGTGACGCTGCTGGGTGAGGCCAAGCAGCGCAGCCTCGGCGCCGGCGACGGCTGGGGCACGTTGGACTGGGCACGCGCCCAGGCTCCGCAACTCCCGGACCGCGTGCTGTCCGACGCCGATGCAGTGGCAGGCGCCATGAGTGAGCTGCGACTGGCGGACGTGGTCGAGGCGGTGACGGACGTCATCGAGGGACCGCGGACTGCTGGGGCCAGTGCTGTGGGTGAGCCCGTGACGGACTACCTGCCCGTGGGCAAGGCGGCGCAGATCGTGCGGTTCCACCGGTCGGTGCGAGGCCTCGCTGACGCCACCCAGCTCGAGGGCGTCACGGCGACCCTGCTCGAGGAGGCGCGAGGCCCCCGCGGCGCGAACGAGAAGGTCCTTGCAGCAGCCCTGCGTCGCACCGGCAATCTGCTGCGTCCCGACCGCCTGGTGGAGCACGACGCCGACGTGGCGCGGGCGCACCGGTCGCTGGTGAAGACCGCCGGACCGGTCGGCCTGTCCCGGTACACCTTGCTGCTCGACGCCGAAGGCGCTGCCGTGGTCGACGCAGCCGTGGATGCGCTGGCGAAGCCGCACCGCGACCCCGAGACGGGCGAGCGCGACCCGCGCACACCCGCCTGCCGCCGCGCGGACGCGTTGCTGGACCTCGTGCGTCGGGCTGTCGAGGCACCGGGCGAGCTGCCGCGGGCGTCCAAGGCGACGCTCGTCGTCACCGTCCCGCTGCAGGTGCTAGAGGGACGGCTACGAGGTGTCGGTGTGACGACCACCCATGACCAGCAGGACCTCAGCGTTGACACCGTCCGCCGGATCGCCTGCGACGCGAGCGTGGTGCCGGCCGTGCTGGGGTCGCGGGGCGAGGTCCTCGAGCAGGGGCGTTCAGAACGACTCTTCACCGCGGGGCAGGTCCGGCACCTGTGGCTACGCGACGGCGGGTGCACGTTCCCGGGGTGCAGCAAGCCCCCGGCCTGGACCGACGCGCACCACCTCGTGCACTGGTTGGACCACGGCCCGACCGACATCGCGAACGCCGCGCTGCTGTGCCGGGCACACCACACCGTGGTCCACCGCGAGCGGTATGCCGGTGCCGTGGTCGCCGACGAGCGTGGGCGGCCGAGTGTGCAGTGGTATCTCGTGCCGGGCGCGTACGACGACCAGGTCGAGGCCATGCGACGAGCCGGCACCCTCCCGACACGGCCCATCGAGTCCTGCGACGACGAGCCCGGTGACGGCGATCCGCGTGGGGACGACGGCCTCGGCAGCGGTGATCCGCCACTCAGCGACGGTGCTCGGTGGCGCCCCGACGGGCTCAGCGACGGCGATCAGGCCGTCGACGATGTGTGCAGTGACGGTGATCCGCCCTGTGATGACGGCTGCAGTGACTGCGGACCGCCTCGCGACGACTCGTCACCCCACCGACGATGA